atGTGATGTATCTAAAAATAGGTGTCGCTGGAAAATAATTGGGAAAACGTAATGAATCTAAATTTTGAGGTGTCAGTGATACTGGTAGAATTCCGATCATTAGGCGAACACTAGTCAATTTAATGACGCTATACATACTTTCGGTTTAGTTGTGAATTAGAGAATCTGAAGAGGTAGTCAGAGTGTAGTCACAATAAGCCGCCTGTACCAGTGTGCACTTCTACACAGGTACGAATAAAGTCTGCACAGGGAGCATCATCGTCGTTAGTGTAGTTACTGCTTTTGGCAGGTACTTCGATGTTTGAACTTAATAAGCGGGGTTTATTAGAAGAAGAAGCAGGTCGTAGGGCTCTGGATATGGGCATCGTTAGTAGCCATCATCGCACTCGCACATTGACAATGTCAGGAATACTACTACCTATTGCTGCCTTCGTTGATGGTGAGCAATCGTGAACATAGGACAGATCAATTTTGGAagcttttaaatataattaatatgctCAGCTCTGATCGCAATAGAGGATCACTTAGGTGTGGTGTCGTAGCTACCGGTGCAGCGCGTCAGGCCCGAGCTGTCGTCACTTGTAAATCATATTACGACAAAACTTCAATAACCAAGaacataacaataaataaatgatttctaTTTAATATTTCCTTCAGTCTTCCCAGGCTACAAGTTGTAGACATCATTACAGCTAAAGATagcttattattgtttttattttattatttccgaatCCTGTACGAttccgaatactttacagtcGCGTTGTCCCAGACGATTAATTGTTAATGTCTTCCAGTGATCGAATGGCTCGGAGTCGAGCACAGGGTCCTGGCCAGCTTCGTGCTCGGCATCCCGCTGTCCCTTGGAGCTGCTTTTTTATCACTCTTGGACTACTTGACTGGTCACTGGAGACTCTGGGCCAGAATAGCATATCCACCGtcatttttatttctcttatACCCTTGGGTGCTACCTGAGAGTGTTCGATGGCTGATCACTAGAGGGAGAGTCTCCGAAGCTGTGGCCACCATCAGAAGTGCTCTGAACTGTAACCGGATGACGATTCCGAAAGCAGGCTTAGAAAAGACTGTGATGAATGAGCAGGAAGCCATAGGGAGCAGTGGGGTCCTGCAGGACGAAAGTCTGCTGCGTGCTTTGATCAAGTGAGTTGTTTGTTTACTTTAGGATATCATTTGGGGCTTAGTTCTCAATCACGGAAtttatgtgaaattttatttttaaaaatcaatgtGGGCCCatgttttactttttaatctatttttatctTGATTTGGTGAAAAACAAAGGATGATTGAGAAGCTGAGAAGATCGACCAACCAAACGTAACGATCGTCTTCGTTAACAAGTAAATGTCGAGCAGGTATGAAGTCCTGCGTCGTCGGCTGTTCGTGTGCTGCGTGTGGTGGTTGTCGTGCGTGTTCGTGTTCTACGGGCTGGCGGTGCGCGCGCACGTGCTGGCGGGGTCTGCGCACGTGAACTACGCGCTGGTGGCGGGCGCGGAGCTCCCCGCGCTGGCGCTCAACACCCTGCTGCTGGACCGCGTGGGGCGCCGCCCGCTGCTCACGGCCGCCCTGCTGCTCACCGCCGTGTCGCTCATCACTTTACCGTGCTTGCCTCAATGTGAGTAGTTGACTACCCTCACTCCTTGTAAATGCCAGGAACAGATCAAATATGTGAGCACTCGGTAGTATAGGCGTGTTCTCGGTTATCGTCTGCATCTGGTTAAGTATATTCCGCGAGCCGTAGCGGCATATCCGTATACTACCTCGTATGAGATAAATTTTGCTTCCACGACTCCTGTTTATCtacgtaaattttaaaaaagtatcTGAACTGAACGCAGCCGCCATTGTgctaaattataaattagattATTAGACTTTACTATCACCACTAGAtacttacaatttatttaattcacatCTAGACAATTCTGTGTGCATTAAAAATATCagcatttataattattttcacaCTTAGCTTTTGGTACTTGATTTCATGAATGAAAAAGTATTACATTAAAGTCGCCCAATAATTTCAGTCACTacaacacaaacacacacacacatagttGGTTTGGTGTTGAATTGCCCTTTATTGGCATAGCGGCTCTTTAAACAGTATGAACAGGTCAGTGTCAAATCTGTTGAAGTGACCTCAGTGtgccggtggtaggacctcttatcaGGTGCAATGTTTCAGACCGGGCCACATCTTGACTTGAAGACGGAAGCAAGCGAACGCTTTGCTAACGATAGTTAGTATGTTGCAGCGAGCACAGGTTGGGGCACGGCTCTGTACCTGTCGGGCAAGGTGGGCGTGACGATGTCGCTGAACGCGCTGTACGTGTACACGGCGGAGCTGTTCCCCACGCGCGCGCGGCACCGCCTGCTGGCCGCCTGCTCCGCCGTGGGCCGCGTCGGCGCCATATTCGCGCCGCTCACGTCTTTGCTGGTATTATTATACTCCCTtcttgccgccgctgactaccccccgaatcctgatcacgcaggagtcaATTACCGTCGACTCCCTAgacacatccttacggatctatcagatccaataacccctacattagacgccttcagctctagcatTAGGAGTAGGGagcccggtaaccgtactcgtcgaactctgccGAATTCGAGGTGCAGCCTAACCTAAGcgtcagcccgttgagtttctcgccagattttcttagcgggtcacgatttcgatccggtagtagattcatccgcGAAGCCGCTActtttgagctgttaggtctcccttggaggcgttcagcagttgttagcaaatcccaccccttcctcccggctgagcctttgctcgcccatctgtccttgTGATACTGGAAAGGGCTCCGGACAAGcggtaatccctcaatcataaaaaaatatatagtccCTTATTCATTTACTTGAAGTTCTggtgtattatattatacactTTTAACGGTATATATGTTACAATTAAGATTCTCAAAATCTCTAATGAAATTCTCGAAATGGAATTGCACAAACAAATAGATCTAAAATTCGAAAATCGTATTTTTCCTAAACAATTTATTGAAAGTGCTTAGGAAAAATACCATTTTCGAATCGCAGAccgaatatatttattattcatatagCGTGTTTGCTCTAAACTTTCGATCAGGCGGAGTACAGGACGTGGCTGCCGACCGTATTGTTCGGTTCCCTGCCTCTGCTGAGCGCGGCGCTCACCTTCCTGGTCCCCGACACGCTGCACCAGACGCTGCCCGATTCCTTCGCAGACCTGGAAGAGTCTCCGCCACCGGTACACATTAATGAAGCTTAAATACATGTACTCCTTACATACAATTTTGTATGAAATTCTAGTTACTTTGGGGATTACGACGAagtgaagatcttccaccgagcgggtgatatttgctcggtagaccgacggtccggttcggaacttgtatatatgcaagcttatttaAAATGCCATTAGTGAGATTCAgaaatctgtcaaatatcttgcgttgtatgatggctacccgccacttGCCAAAGGCTTGTGTATTTTTGGCGTGaaacaatttacaatttacaatcaTTATACAATTTTCATCCGAAATCTTTTTACTCTTACGTTTTAGGGAATAAGTACCTACTCCTACGAACGGACTGTAAACTTTCAGCTCATCCATTCTCTGACCTGGACCTCCACTGGGGCCTCGGGCACGAAGGCACGTccgctgagtttttttttattgcccttgtaggtagacgagcatacggcccacctgatggtgagtggttaccgtcgcccatggacttcagcaatgccaggagcagagccaagccgctgcctaccgcttaatactctccacaagcctcgtttgaagaaggacatgtcatagcgctcgggaaacaccgtggaagggagctcattccaaggcCGGAGTTGAACTGTCTTGTCAACTTCAAGCGTCTTATGATCTTTTTAGTTGCTATtgaattatgtataataataattatgtaaaccTTAGATATATTCTAATGTTATTTGATATAAGAGGTTTTTGTATTATTCGTGATTCGTACAAAACTTCCAAATAGTAGGAATAATGGTAAAACAGCAACAATAGTTTAAGttataaataagaaatgtaataaaaaataatttagtaaaaaataaaaaataattaaaagtaaaataaaacataaaaataaagcgAGCTCGCGAAGTGTGCGCTCGCCGCTCAAGAGCGTGCTTCGTGTTTATACGATGTAGGATGTAGATTTGTTACGTACAATTCAAATCCTGCTTATGTGTTGCGGAATAcgcaaactatttatttattgcctaaatgGGTGAAAGATCTCAAGATCTACTCAGTGGTTAGTGGTTattgaagtccatagacatcagatAGGTTGAATGCGGCCACTTACTTGGAGATGTGTTGCCTCAATCTCAATAGCATACAGGATAGCGGAACTCATTCtatcctaccactagtgaaaATATCGCCTGTAGGAACCGATCGCTACGATCTACGATACGCTAAATTACGGAAAATAAATTTTTGCCTGACCTAAACTTTGTTTATTAGCCTGGGATCAAATATTGTAACACAGACTGGTAAAGTCAGGTCTTTACGGGGATGTGACTTTTGGATGTGTCATAGTTTTATTTGGGctgtaaatttttgttatttagtaCATAGGCACTGAATAATTTTGTAGTGACAATGAGAATTATTaacttttgaaattattttcaacAATAAATCTCTTATGAGGATTATTCATATTAAAAGGTAAGTGCttatctattgaaaaaacaaatgATTATTACCAAATCGAGCGCAGAGTGCGAAAGATACCACCGTCGAAACTATTGCATTGTTCAGTCACATTTCAAAACCGACCTACATGCGCCCGATATCTACTACATTACAACAGCTAGCCCGCCACGCCAGGCCACGCCTACAACActcacttaaaaatatataataaacttaaatcataTAAATTGGATCCTGCCAGATTGATGAACAATGCATTGAAATAGTAACCCGGTAGTCCATAGTAGTGTAAGGATACGGATGAGTTAAACAAGCAAACCGTTTAGTTTCCAAGTCGCTTCCGTCGTATGCCGGGTCGCTGCTGTCCTCTACAACTGAAGTTAGCCACCGAGAGGTCCGCGCCGCGCGCTCCCTGTGTGTGCAAACAATCATCATTCCCATCAAATCACAATACATTTCATTAATCATTATCATCCCTctttattaaatgtatgtatctGTTAACACCACCCAGCAAGAACATCACCCTTGCCCGGTCCGTGCGTCCGTGAGGGGGGAACACGAAGACTCGAAGTATTACCTTTACACACTGCACAACCCAGTCAGtttctaagtaataataaaatgggTTACATTCTCCAACGGGATATTTAGTGGACAAGCTGGCCTGTAGACACACGCTCTAATGCGTCGGTCAGAGCAGGAGACAATGAGAAATAATGTAATGAGTAATGTCCGACTTAGGAAGCGTGTCGCGAATGTAAGCAGCTGAAAATCGCTTGTAAACAGGTTCTTGTCACAGAAATCAATGACTGTATTACATTCAAacaagttctttttttatttattttttattgcttagatgggtggacgagctcacaacccacctggtgttaagtggttactggagcccatagacatctacaatgtaaatgcgccacccaccttgagatataagttctaaggtctcagtatagttacaacggctaccccacccttcaaaccgaaacgcattactgcttcacggcagaaataggcaggacgatggtacctacccgtgcggactcacaagaggtcctaccaccagtgattacgcatattataattttgcgggtttgatttttattacacgatgttattccttcatcgtggaagtcaatcgtgaacatttgttgagtacgtatttcattagaaaaattggtacccgcctgcgggtttcgaacaccggtgcatcgctacatacgaatgcaccggacagtTCAATAGACAGCGCAtttctttgaaaaaattattaggGTGGCGACATTCACTTTGAAATGGAGTGACCCTTAATAACAAGTGTGCCGCGAGCTCGCCTGTCCTCTATAGTAATAACACACTACTAGCGATGATACAGTGTCAAGTtcctacaaataattcaacacgAACAACAAAAAGTTGATTGAAGTGCAAAAGTCAAAAGCAAtaatagtatatttatttattgaagtgacCAGAACTCATTCATTATCTTAGTACACCTCCTAAAACTATGTTAGTaggtatcaaaataaaaattatgtgtgcaatattaaaataaatatgcaaaTGACCGCTGCAACTTCCCATGAGAGGCGAAGCGGCAGCGAGTTATATATACATTATCGGACTACTGGCGATCATTTTAAACAGGGTGTTTCAGCTGCCCTACACCCTGGCAACACCTCTTCTCCATACTAGTGTCGAAGCAATATACACGTGCGTTCGTGAACATCCTAGAAACGTCACAGAAGCTGAGCAAGCCCACCGATCCCCTGAAAGCGTTATTATACTGAACCCTGAGGGTGCTGTACGAGCTTTGAGTGTGCTTTTTAGGCCACAAACTGCACGTGTACAGCCTTGCTTAGAAGGCTCGGAAGAGTGTCACTTTGACTCTCACAGAGTAGCGTGTGGAGCTGCGCGCTAGCATGCTTGCTCATTTCTACAGCGCTCACCGTTTTCGTTCATATCGGCATCGTCTTTCAGGTCAGGAATAAGCCAATGACTTagatattcaaaatttaaatacccTTCTCGACGGGGCACCGCTGAGTAATATAGGTGGCACTTTATCAGAACTTCTACCCCCGGTCTCAAACGCCATGACTTCCGACTTCTTAATTATACGCTAGATCATGGCCAGCTGCATACTGCTAACATAGTGACCACAGGGGTTACTTTACGTATGATATAACAGAACAGTTCACTCGATCTAATTAATAACTAGCTCCTTAAATAAGTATGCGAGCAAAGTATTCGTGATGTATGGGACCACTGATATCGTAAGATTAAAGAAAACGATCGATAACATTGTTGAAATCTATAATTATTTGCACAGTAATGTTTGATAAGACGAACATTGATGTCAATCCATAACATGATAAGCAAACAAGATTTTGCGACAGTAGCAGTGAACAAACAGTCAAAGTGCCTCGGCGAtgttcaaatataaataatattgtgcGCACCACTACCACGTCCATTTACTACCCCATCGCTTCCTGCGAAGGGTGAGGATTCTTTTCAAACATGCCTCTGACGTTCCACTGTTTTCACCACAAACTGTGGCTACTTCCTGCGGCCTAGGGCGTGACGGAAATACTGAAGAAAGGTGGAATAGATGGGATCCCTGATGAGGTCGTTCTAACGATATTGGATGGAGTCTTTATTTCTTGCATGTTATAACGAAAAACGAGAATGCTTGGAGTGGCGCGGTAGGTAGGCGCTGCCTCATCTTGCTGAGTTGTGGCGTGACGTGCCATGCAATTCGGTTTGTAGTCCCATCCTACAGCCTCTATACAAGTTGGGTGGAGACAATCAGGTTGGTTTGTCCACTGCCTCTGGTAATGACTTAACACAAGTTGGCCCAGTTTGCTGGCCCAACTGCGGGATGGACTCATTCGAAGATATTTATAAAATGGTGTTGGGCACGACTCCTCTCCTATCCTAATATTTTCACGACTTGCACAGATAACACTTGCTTAAGTTCAGCATTGATACGTTATTTTATGGATTCTGTGAGGCGGTGGCGCAAGCGGATGTGCACATATGCACACCTCAAATCTAATTTGGATCATCTTTTAAacaaagtatagttacaaataaatattccgAATTCAAGTTCTCCTGTCTTATGGCTACTGAAAATACACATGACAATAAAAACATGAGAACAAGGAGACTGACCCCGATAAAGACTCAGAACTGAAGCCCCGGGGCACTTTAGCCTGTAGTACAGGTCCAGCCTCCACTTGAGTCATCCCGATGAGACGATTGAAGATCTTTAGCGATGCTGTGATctggaattaaatgaaattactcaaatttgaattaagtaataaattacaCAGAATCGCCCACAGTTATCAGTCTCAGTGTACGTATAAACTCTGCTGCACTTagctaaataattaaataagctTAAATAAGTtggcatagtttttttttttattgcttagttggatggacgagctcacagcccacctggtgttaagtggttactggagcctatagacatctacaacataaatgcgccacccacctcgagatataagttctaaggtctcagtatagttacaaaggctaccccacccttcgaaccgaaacgcattactgcttcacggcggaaataggcggggtggtggtacctacccgtgcggactcacaagaggtcctaccaccagtaactcgtAACCAGGACTCCCCTCGTAGCGGAGCCGTCGCCGCGTCGTGGCTGAGTAGCGCGATCTCCGAACTACGGCGATCCTTCCAGCACACTACATACTGACACACGGGCAGACCGACGACCGACTGTTTGATAATACACTGCTTAATCGAGTTGATTTATAAGGAAAACTTAGATAAACGGAAAATGTGCCCACAGACGATTGTCAGGCGTCGCGCGGCGCGGTCCATGCACGGCACACACCGTTACAGTCGCGGTACAGTCTTGCGTTGATGATTAGACACAGTAGAGTTCTGTAAAAATGTCTCCTGAAAAGCCCATAATAGATTTAGATTCAATATTAGCGGAACTAGGCCAGTTCGGTCGCTACCAAGTTCAGATCTACTGCTTCATCCTCCTGCCCATATTGTTCAATGCGGCGTACAGCGCGCAGTACGTGTTTGCGGCAGGAGCCGTCCCCTACCGGTGAGTACTTTCTGTTTCTACGAGTATACGCAGCTTTAAGTGAAACAATGACGACATCAGCGAGCTcagcatgtgtgtgtgtgtgtgtgtcgctTTCTGTGTCAAGTGAATGCGAAATTATAAAACCGGTGTTGACGTGACCTGCGTCGTCGCTCCGCTAGCCCACAGCTGTCCCTGGCAAGACGCGCGGGCCCGCGGGCTGCTCTTAGTACCATACAACTGATTTATGAAAATATAATGTCATACTTAGTTTTGTCTCTATGCAGTGAGTGAGCCTGAGTGTTACGACAGTGTGGTATCACCTTTTTATTTCTGTGGATGGTCAGACGAGTTCACGGCTTACCTGGTATAAGTGGGTGCCTAACATCAAAAATATGACAGCGTTAATGTCGGCACTCTCCTTGAGACAAGTGGCCTAAGCACAGAAATAATATCAAGATTGTGATATTATGATCTCGACTTATTTCTTTGAGCCTAACTGTATAGTATTattgcagaaataagcagggtagtggtacctactcggCGGGCTCACTAGACTAGATTTACTCAATataatgtttgtaataaaataattaaaagaatgtgaaataaatataaaaattatcttATTGTCAgcccatttaatttatttatttatttatttatttaatcaacaatgtttcaacagcatttaactagacacagggtacagaggatgttttcacaaacatgagccaattaaagtaacacattatgtttccaaaaaatgttaacatgatTAATGAACACAGGTAGTCCAACTAAGGTAAAGGTAAGGCAGTTAAATAAGTAGATAAATTTTGTCGAATGATAACTTGCAGAATAAGTTTGAATCTGATTGTGTTGTGTCGATGTGTGTAAGTGCGTGTAAGTGCGTGTGAGTGTAATGTAGTGGTTGGTTTACATGGACGCTCGAATTGATTATGAACGTTGATTGTTAATTGTAGAACACCCAAAATACTTTaaagattataatttttcaatttgtaaatattttaaagattcaaaCAATAACAAACCTTTAGCTTAACTTAACTTAAGCTTATAAACGGCAGTTTTGAACGTAGTTTTGGATGTTGTAAAGATATCAATATCTGAATAAAACTTATTGTAGGTCTTAGGTAATCTAATAGACATATCATTAGCCGCGTAGTTAGTGCGCTCTAACGGTACATGAAAAAGATGCGTGTGACGAGTTCTTTTACCAGAGGCATTCAAGTTGAGTATTCTATTTGACAGTTCAACACAATCTAGCTTTCCAGAACATATATCATGAAATACAGCCATGTCTTGCATCTCACGTCTCTCAGCCAGAGTTATGAGGCTGTGCTTTTGGCATGACTCAGTGTAGCCAtcaatttttaatttgcttttgaaattcaaatatttgaCAAATTTAATTTGGAGACGCTCAAGGGAATGCTCGTGCGTCACGTATTGTGGATTCCAAACAGTACTGCAGTATTCGAGAATACTTCTGATATAAGCATAGTAAAGCACTTTTATGCAAGGAATGTCAGTGAAATCGCGCGTTACTCTTATTATGAAACCTAAGTTTTTGTAAGCCTTATTAACTATATATTCAAAGTGACTATTAAATGTAAGTTTTGAATCAAGATAAACCCCCAAATCTTTTACAGAATAAACATTATTCAGACTtacgttatttaatttaaaattgtaatcaaTCGGATTCTTACGTCTAGTGAATTGAATATGTGCACATTTTGCAACATTGACTGTGATACGGTTAGTTATGTAATATAGTGATAGTCTGTCTAGATCTTCCTGCAGTTTAATGCAATCCTCAATTGTGTTATCGGCATTTAATAAATGCTGAGCATGTCTTAAGTATAATCCGATGTCACTTATGtaagctatataaaataaaggTCCGAGAAGGGAACCCTGCGGCACACCAGAAGGGATCGATACAAAATCCGAACGATTGCCACCAATAACCACCGCTTGTTTACgatttaaaatatatgattttacCCACCTGTATAGATCCCCGTGTATACCAAGCTGTTGGAGTTTTTGCAGTAGTATGATGTGATCAACGCGGTCGAAGGCTTTCTCGAAATCTGTATATATCACATCAACCTGAGACTGAAAACCCATGCCTCTATGTACGTCGCTAACAAACAGGCTTAAATTTGACGTTGTCCATCTACCCTTTACGAAACCATGTTGTTCTTCTGGTATtcctttttaataaaaagttttgtttacGATGTTAGTTTACGATGAAGTTTACCCAATGTATTAACAAACAACTCGCTCTAAGCATTTggcaaaaacatttaaaatcgaTATTGGGCGGTAATTCTCTATTTTGCATTTAGTACCTTTTTTGTGGAGAGGAACAATACTAGCCTCTTTCCATTTTGCAGGAAAAACTCCCTCAGAAACTGATCGGTTGAAGATAATGCACAGGGGGATGGGCAGTGGCCCAGCACATTTTAGCACAAAAAATGGCGGAATTAGGTCGCCACCGGCGCCTTTTTTAATATCTACCTTTGAAAGCATCTTAAAAACTGTCATTTGCATGACTGAGAAAGTGCCTGCGAAGTTATTAGAGTCTACTCCGGTATATGCCTGACCCGCCACAGAACTAGAACAAGTTGGCCGAGCAAACATACTCTTAAAGTAACAATTAAAAGCTGCACAAATGTCGTCGCTACCCGTTAACTGCTTGTCATCTAACGTCATTATACCTGGATATCCTGTATTACATTTACGTTTAGAGTTAACGTATGACCACAGCATTTTAGGGTTACATTTAATGGTTTTTTGGCAGTGTGCTAAATATTTATGATAACAGGCATTTTGCATCACCTTCATTCTCCCTCTGAGCATTGAAAACGTATCGTAATCCAATGGATTCTTATAACGTTTCCACCGCCGATTAGCTTTCTGTTTTTCTCTAAGCAAGTTAATGAGGGCACGATCATAC
This is a stretch of genomic DNA from Bombyx mori chromosome 23, ASM3026992v2. It encodes these proteins:
- the LOC101745042 gene encoding organic cation transporter protein — its product is MASEVKEEWCSGWGRWQVRLALLLALPVFLTGAYGTNYVFLAGPTEYRCRVPECEGSSSKVSVTAETWSQPWTKWALVPNDPCRRWSPKHLDGACTADAFDNSTSEVCENFVYRASSSIVVEFDLACKEWMRSLVGTIHCVGMLISLPIIGFISDRWGRRSALIVSSCGAGVFGLCKSFVGSYYMYVTAEMLETAFGASVYPSAFVLMIEWLGVEHRVLASFVLGIPLSLGAAFLSLLDYLTGHWRLWARIAYPPSFLFLLYPWVLPESVRWLITRGRVSEAVATIRSALNCNRMTIPKAGLEKTVMNEQEAIGSSGVLQDESLLRALIKYEVLRRRLFVCCVWWLSCVFVFYGLAVRAHVLAGSAHVNYALVAGAELPALALNTLLLDRVGRRPLLTAALLLTAVSLITLPCLPQSSTGWGTALYLSGKVGVTMSLNALYVYTAELFPTRARHRLLAACSAVGRVGAIFAPLTSLLAEYRTWLPTVLFGSLPLLSAALTFLVPDTLHQTLPDSFADLEESPPPVHINEA